A region of the Mytilus galloprovincialis chromosome 1, xbMytGall1.hap1.1, whole genome shotgun sequence genome:
ACCGAACAGTCCAAAGCCAAGAACTAAGGCTGAGTAGGATAACAAATGTCTTCCTGCATGTACACTGACAATATTGGAATCAACATGACTTCCTAATAAAATATGCAAAACAGCAGTACGTGCGCATCTCGTTCCATGGAGATATTGAACGATAACGTCACCGGAGCCTGCTGGAATGATGCCAATAGGAAGAGCAGACGAAACAATATCAGCGTTGTGATTATCTAGTTGTATTTTGTTGTCTTGTTGTACTCTCTTAACCAATCCGTTCATACATTCACAATATAGTCCATCGCCTCCTACTGTGACAATCCTATAAAGTAATGTAACTCAATTAATGAAAGGTATACCTCTATAAAGGCCATTCTGATCTATTAAAATATCGCATAACAAAGAACTGAAGGTACACTTTTAAACAATAAAGGCCTTTCTGATCTATCGAAATATCACATTACAAAGATCTGCAAATATCATAGTTAAAATAGTGCAGCTCTTAttcaaattctttttaatttgttctAAATGCAAATTGCATAAAGTAGTTGCGTGTTTGAATATGTAAGCTGGTATtgaatgtttgttttatatatttatctacTTTAACAAACAATatctttatataatttatttctttaatgttATACACCACACGTACCCGTCTATCTTCGAAAGGTCGTAGCTCTTCAAAATCTCCGTTGGCTCATTCTGTCTATTTGTAACTAAAAGAAAATTGTAAGAAATGAAAAACAGGtcactataaaaaaatatttacaaggtTAGAAAAATTATGCAAAAGGACAAGCATACCGTTAAATCATAAAAGAAATGTATACAAATACATATGATACAATTAATATTAGTTTAACATTACTGCTTTCAGTTTAAGTCTTGTATAAATATTGTCAATGgttaaaaaaacagacttaccaATTATGTCCAATTTAACACCACAAAGTTGGAACAGAGAATCTGCGATCTTCTTATACACCTTAATTCCCTTCTTCTTTCCCGCGTTAGGATTAATAAGTACTAACAAACTTTTTGGACGACctatattaatgataaaatacTAATATTAGCTTTTAGTATGATAATTAAATAGCTTTTTACAATTCATTTAATAGATAGAATtaaaatatacaatgtaaatgtttattcaatatttaccTTAAAAAAAGAAGTATAGAACACATTACATTTTTTATCAACTTAATTGAATCCACTTTTTTTCGATCATTTTGACTGAATTACCTTTTAATTTAGAATCCAAATCACGATAAAGTTTTTGTATGTCCTCAAAGTCAGCTTCCAGAGAGAATGTCCTCatgtttaaagttttgtttttcttcttctccACATAATAAACGGTCAAGTTTCCGCATGTAATATTCACCTTCAACATGCGGCGAATTTCAAttgatactgaaaaaaaaatataagcaatTGTTTAAAACATATATAGAATATATATCAGATGAAAGAGCacttaagcatttttttttaatcaaagtgtttaattttgtttttatttgcttCAGGTTCTTACCAAGTATATCATTCTCTGGTGTTGCAACAGTCATCACTCCATCACACAAGCTTACGTCGACGGATTTATgaccaaaatgaaacatttttatttgtttgtacaatTATTATCAAGTACGATGTTAAAATGAAGTGGCCACGAAAATGTAAGTCAGATATATGTTACATGTCGGTGATTtccagatttaaaaaaagaatttgatcCGGAAAACGTATATAAAACATTACTTAGAATGCAATTGTGGGAGTAGTAAACCGGATCTATTTAACAGTTGAATAGATGTACAAAATAACGAAATATACACGTACCCAGTAAACAATCCAACGTTGACATTACGTTGTGACAACGTAGTAAAATTACGTTGGTACAACGTAATTTTGTGAACTGCAAGGCACGTGCTGACAACCATCCACACAACGTTGGCACAACGTAATTTGTGACGTAATTTATTACCATCATAAAACGTTGTAACAACGTCACAGCACAACTATAAATGTCCCTTGTCCTCATCTAATTGATAGAATCAATGCAATTCCATTGAAGAAGTATGTAAACAGggtctttattttttcttttgatcccttttcagttgtaaatttttctatGTGGGAAAGATGGACAGATGTCTATATGTACTCTATTTCCAATCTGCCAGCTGTATATGAAATTGTcaaaaaggtgttttttttaatcttcttGGCAGGTTTCAGTGTGAAATGTATAAATATCTAGTTTTCCCAAAAATAGTTGTTAAGGTTTATAAAGTCTTAAAGTTTTTAACTTTTGCAATACTGATGAAGAACAAGAATTACACATTTCCATTTAACAAATGcaacttttctttcttttaacaCATAATACTTTTCACAAAAAGGAGATTTTGTATGATGGCCAATAAGACAACCCTCTATcctaaaatcaaatattgatgttagcaattataggtacatgtacagccttcaacatgacATCTTGGTAAGTGTTTCAAATTCTGAATGTTTAGTGTTTCAGTGGCCTTGAATATATATTTCACTATGATGGCGGAAATTCTAGAATGTAGGTTTCACTTTGACGACGGAAAaccatttttaatgaattattcagAAATACAACAAACTACCACATTTACCTTGATATTTACTGAAAATTCATTCAGCTGGATTCACTACACGATTACAAGCTAGGAAAATCGGCCCAAAATCTGACTgtctaatttataaatatatatattctacacAATTCATACACACTTCTAAAAATTTCCCAAATGAAGAAAATACCTGAAATTCAATTCAACTAACTATTGCTTTTTTCCCATTGACCAACTagagataatataaaaaagaagatgtggtatgattgccaatgagacaactgtccacaagagaccaaaatgatagaCCTATCCAAAAGTTAAGACTTCTTTTttcttacaatgtacatgtagctacatgaaccaataaaaaaataataatagtttgtttctgaatttttaatttttaatccaaATTTTAGTCTTGTGTTggttgtatacattgtacatgtcatTCCAAATGTTGGTTTTCTGCCCTCTTATCAGCTTGGCTATTTGCGCAATTGTTTCTGCATACATGTAGTTGGTATTGGTAATGTTTTCTACTCTAGCTCAGTCAATATAGTACACTGGATATGTAGGATGGCTTGTTTCAAAGTTaagacattttcacatatatgtggttaaattttcggaaTACGCGATTTTTTTCACACAACAATTTCTTTGAAAACTTAATACTTTGAATACATTCAAtaactccatagtttttacatatttatactGTGATCCTCTACTTTCCAGATCAACACAAATGGtaaagctcagtcacttgttaaaaatGAAACATGTTCAATATCACTACAGAgacattttttgtttacacacaacttttgtgttcctcatttggAGGTGCATTAGGAATATTGACCCAGCTGGTCTTGTGTTGGTTTcagatctctgaaaaaaaaatatcataaattataaaaaaaaaaaataaattgatcccAACTTATGAATTACAGCAGTTCTTAAAAATTATTCTGTGTTTAAACATAATCAATATTTTGTCTATTGCTGGTCCTATAATAAACTGCAGATTcataattatgttgtgttgttactgAGATGTTTGTATCTTTGCCAATTATACACATTTCGATGATGTATGTTAGAAATTTAACACAATTAATTATTCATATCTTATGTTTAACCtttgttcttatttaaaaaacaaatttgttaaatTGAACATGTGTTAATAAAATTATGTCTGTTCCAGAAAATACTTTGTCCGCCCCTAAGGGACAGCCCTAagcccttttaaaaaaaaaatcccagcaCCGacagatttaaaaatttataagaaCAACACTCCTTTTGCATTTTGGTATTTCATACACAACCACCCccaaataaaatttaagaaaagagcTTTCCCTGGGGAAGAGGGGACATAATATTTTCTGGAGCAACCAGTGGTTATTCTACAATAAAGGAAGTTTGGATTCacaatattgtcatttttcaattaatttaagataTGCAAAGGTTTCTACCTTAATACATTCAGAATGTACATCGATACAAGACCTCATAGCATATGCCAATGAACGCAATttataaaatcaacaaattataatttgataaataaaattaatataagaagaatgtgtccatgagCCACAAATGATCTTATCAAACTTAATTTAAAGGACATATCTAGAGAACAGTAAAGCAGATGCTCTCCAAATTCAAACTCCGCGTTTTATGATAATAAACGTTGTGTATTGGTTGCATAACATGTGGTTTAGGCAAACGTTAGATAACAGAATCCAATTTTgagttcaatgtacatgtatgtacgtaCAGTACAAGAGTTAAACTATATCACTTAGTTAAGGAGGACATAAAAAGAGCTGATCAATTGATGTTTACCTTTTTAAAATCTTGGTCCAAATTTTTGAGCTAGTGCATGCTTAACTGTTACATGGTTACTGCAATGATTTCCTCAACCTCAGACACATTGGATCTGTGGATTTATATACAAGActctggaaaaaaaattaaaaatacattcaattatcttttatattcttCTGtctgtttcatataaaaaaagaagatgtggtatgattgccaatgagacaactcttttcaagagaccaaaatgacacagaaattaacatttataggtaaccgtacggccttcaacaatgagcaaagcccataccgcatagccagctatgaaaagccccgaaataacaatgtgaaacaatttaaacgagaaaatttaccgccttatttatataaaaaaaaatgtatgcatgttTATTTGATCATGTTAGTCCAACAAATCTTTAAGAGAACAAAGTGACAAATTTAAATGCATTCCaaaattcatatgttttatgattcaTTACAACATTGTTTCTGATCACATATTTAGTGATTGTACATGTAGCTCGTCATTGATAAACATGTAGATTTCATACTATAAATTGTACAGCAAAAAGATGTCCCTATGTACTGTTTTTTAACACCTGTAAACTGGGTTTTACTCTGAAAACAAGAAATTTTTACCCAACTCTCAAGGCTAGATCCTAGTCTAAATCATTATGACACTTTCAAGACTTGGAAggctgtttttcaattttttttctgggacgcctttcTACAACGACCTAGTCCCATTACGACAACTTTGATGGgtatcttaatttttttctgtgacgcctATATTTTACAACATCTTTATTGGCACAATTGTCTATTTCCATGTCAGACCCAGTGATACAATGATTGATCGTTTGTTGCTCAACATCCCATAGGCGGATCGAGGGGgtgggcccccctttcgtgggaaaaatttggttgatcatatagggaatcactgaaacatgactggagagggccccccttaggtcagtcagcgggtccccccttaggaaaagttctggatccgccactgcatccagtggcaaatatttcatgcatgttagcGACGACCCCAGTGATATATGCAGTATTATCATTAATAGGCGGAGTTAGTAATATGCCAAGTTTGAAATATGCGGAGTTTGTAATGGACCCAGATATCTAAAAAAATAACAGAGCAAAAGACACTTGTAGCCTTAATATATAGGGAAAGTAGCTCTTGTCACAGATAGAAAACAAACAAGTACTTGTGGCTAtgcacccctcccccttttttttactttctacagttatcatggttattactTATTTTAAATTGCATATATCTTCAGAAACAACACAAGTTAATCAAGCAATTTGATAAATGGATTCAAATAACACACATTATGGCTAAAATATCTTGTATCAGTGCAATATATTGACAGTATAAGAAAAAGTATCATATAATATTTCAACATGGTCACGTATAACAGACTTGAAAGAGGCGCCCAACACGGTAACAGctgttttattttcatcaatcaaACTTGTTTTTATCATGGAGAACCTATTTGGTGTAATGTGCAAtcattattttacctttttctttGTTCTGGAATCTCGACCAAGCTAAATTTCCACTGCATATTTCTCACTGTTTTCAAAAATCAAGCGGCAAAAGTGCGCAAGCTCAGACTTTTCATAGTGTTGTGATCCCGAGTATATCTCAAGACCGATATATACCTTGGATGGTCGTTCTTGCAGTCAGAAACGGCCGATTGCTCTTCTAGTGAATTCGTCTGCTGTATAGCCATTAATAGTTTCAACCGGAAGAGGATGCTTTCTGGGTAGTTCTTCGGACATCTCTTGATGGTCTTTCTGATGACCGAAAACTAACCCCCCGGATACTACAATAGTATGCAGCGGTAAAACCCGAGTACTGCTGAACGTTACACTAATCAAATCGTAAAAAATGATTAATATGAAATCCAAGTGATAAATGATGACAAAATGTTAATgatatattaaacaataaatattcatataaaatacatatattagaacattaaaattggatttgtaatattttctttgACATCTTGGTGCAAATTATGTCTGCGGGAAAAAAGGGGGAGTATTTTTCTTAAATCGAAAAAATCGTAAATATATTCTAGTGAAGGTGATGGATCGATAAATCCAGGAATACTCATTATGACATACCACAAAAATTCGTCCCATTAAACCAGATTTTTACAATGTATTCACTACGTTTTTATAATGTCGATTATGACAGTTATAAGCACGTTGTCACAACGTAATAAAATGTTACGTCCTGACAAGGTACTAAATTTACGTGAATCCGACGTAATTTTATAACGTCGTCTGTACGTCTGCATCCAACGTTGGAATTTTACGTTCCCACAACGTTGGTATGACGTAAACTCACGACATGACGTTCAGACGACCAATAACCGACGTCGGGAGTACGTCGTGTGTTTACTGGGTAAGCATTTCTTACATTACGAGATTGTAGAATTATTTTAACTGCATATGgctgtttagaaaaaaagaagtGAAAACAGTCATTATATAAggaaacaattttatttaacCTTTTAATATACTAGGAGTTAAAAGTATCTATAAATCTAAGAGGCTATTTTCTCTTTATCTTCACTTAATgatacctccccccccccccccccgttatCGATCTCAAGGTAATTTGAATATTGCATTGCAAACTTATATGTAGGTTATTATACAACATGTAAACAAATTGGAAATGTTAAAGAAAAGAGCAAGTGAGATTTTAATTCACTGAAAGAAAACGTAGCTGTTGTAGCCCTTACATCGTCATGCAactaaaactgagaatggaaattgggaatatgtcgaAGAGATAACAACCCccaccaaagagcaaaaaacaaccgaaagtcaccaatgggtcttcaacacagcgagacaATCTCGTataagaaacccttttatttattgttgtagattttgattgattagtgtttaTCTATGCATGACGTAATATTGTACCTTTTcaacacttcgtatgtgacgtcatggttatgactttttgcgttcagcCTTGTTTGTCACTGAGTttggtgtgtctattttctgtgttggtcttcaatgaaTTATGTATTAtggtaaaaatgtcctgtaccaagtcaggaaaatggccattgttatatcatagttcgtttctgtgtgtgtaacatttttacgttgtgtttcggttgtgtcgtttgttttctcctatttttgagtgagaattcacattactataagacgtgtcacggtacttttctatcccaaattcatgtatttggttttgatgttatattggttatttcatctgatgttgtctaatgcttagtccgttgctgtgtgtgctacatttttaatgttgtgtcgttgttctcctctaatatttaatgcgtttccctcagttttagtttgttaccccgattttgtttttttgtccatagatttatgagttttgaacagcggtatactactgttgcctttattcatctaCTCTTCAGTTCAATGTTACCAAATGTTGATGTATATTTTGGAAACGaacacattttgaaataaaaaaaaaatagttgggTGCTGCAAAGTGAATCGACAGGATTGATGGACGAAAAACTAACATTGCAAACAGAAAAAGATTATTTTGGGAAAGGTTCTTTCCTAACTCGAGACATCGAATTTATCTCCGCACGCGTCTTACAGTTCGAACGGAAGAAATACAAGTGATCATATTTCTATAACATGATCAGGTGACAgtatttgttaaaaattatagATTCAATTAGATTCTTACTAAAAAAGAATTAGGTTGACACTATAAGATTATGAATATAAAACCTTATAACTATACGTAGTTTGACTTTTCTAACTGCTAATCTTCCTCAGTGgcttttttgaagaaaaaatggaAATATGCATCATTTTCTTACATTGCTATTGAATTATAatacataattttttaaaatatgtttcagTTTACATTAATTCTTTAAACGACACaccttttataaaaaatatgttgGAGATGCATTACTACAACGGTGCACTAACGTAAACAGATCTATTAAATAACCAAATACATTATTTATAAATGATAGTAGATATTAAAATGTCAACATAATTTTGTTCAGCTTAAAATTTCATTTACGTTACTCATATATTTAGCATAATTTAATTTGGtttaaaacaatgagaaacacgAGGATGTAAATAATGTATTTGTTTAAAAGCCTATAATTATTTATGAATCATATGAATGGTAAGGTTCCTCATTCAATTAAttcttttaaaacaatgaaaaaccaaAGCCCAATGGATTTACACAGTAGGACATATATTAACATAATTTAGGGAGATGGATAAACAAAAATCCCCCCAGGCAgaaattcaatttatttgttttctcCCACAAAACAAAAGTCAGATGACCTATGTTTAGCATACCTAAACATTTCTCGGGGGAAAGGGGATATTAAACTAAATGTTTATTATCGCACCATAATGCATATAGTCGTATTTTCACAAGTCTATGAATTTGTGCCTTTTTAGCAAACTTgatttttcaagatttttttcttcCAATGCAGGTGTCATCAATGACGCACAGTTACATTGTCATTTGTGGCAATGAGAGTATTACATCTATGATTATATCATACCAAGGAATAATCGTGAATCgtaaatatatagataaataaataaatagaacgaatgaacaaaatgaaattaGGTCAATGACAATtattaattcacatagttttaaTAAACATGCTAAAAAAAAACCTCCAATACTGGAAAAAGTAGCATTGATAGCACagatgaacaaaaaaaaagttctCCACACTTTcctcagaatatcaaatggtcttCCATTTTCGTCTTAATTCCCAGACCTAACTCTATGTCACAAGGTAGTCTATATATATTAACGTGACGGTAAACTTGTTATTTAGTTTTCTGTACAGTTGACAAAAAACCACCATGGCAAATCGACGCCTTCAATAATCTTCAATCAATTATGCCTCAAACAATGAATTTGAAAAGAGTAATACCCTCTCTAATAATAATGTAAACATGCTTTACAATTCAATCAAGTTCTTTTTAAACAATATTGTGTTATACTGTTCGAAACAATTTAGATTTTATCAAAATCATTTCTTTGAAGATCTATCCTCCTCTTATATAAccctaaaaatatatatcttttgtccaatatatatgttatgatataATCATTTGTATTTGAGACATTCTATATTCAATAATTGGTTTGATTGCCATATTACATTTCTAAAGATCCTGCATTCATTGTAATAATTGACGTTTTATTCTTTATCATGGCATTTAATAATTACCCCTACGGTTTatagataaattatatatttgtttattctatTTATACTTCAAATTTCATTCACAAATCtgataggaaataaaaaagaGAGAAGAAAATTTTGTGATCCAACCCAAACTTGAGACCGTCTCTATTCATAaagattcttataaatatatccCAAGCTAGGAGTATGTAGTCTAGTGTTTGTTTGTGGCCGTCTCTATGagtatttttttattctaatattatCAGAAtgttggttttctcttttgaatcaTTTTAGATTGTGATATATcctcctgaatatgcatgaaatatttgccactggacgaaGAGCTTTGTTTTGTGGCAAAGCCGAACATAGTATAAAAATACGGATAGGGCAGAAGAAAAgagtgatattaaaaaaaaattgaaatagattATTCAAAAAATAATATATCGTTTTAATCTGTATATGACAAGGGAAAAATGCAGAAGTTTTGTTACATCATTTCAATGTATCAAGGCACGAATTTAGGATGGTTATTGgaaatttgtatttctgtcaaaaAACCCAAGTCTATCATTTTATAAAGAACATTCCAAATTATGTTGGCTTTCTATCCCCCTAGGACATTAACCAACCAGAACTGAGCTAGAGATTGTGTACTGCTTTGATATGTAgtagatttttttgttaaattcgGTGACAAGTTTGCACCAACCGATTTGCATTATATTCCAATGGCTAATGATTATACATTGTCTCCTGTAAATTCATTTAACCTagttcaataaatataataaataaacaaagccTTTACCAATTTAAAAAATCCGTTTCTATTGTTAAGAATGTGTCCTTTCTTTATAAATAGTAAGTTTGATATAATGTTATTGTCAGCTATCAGACCACAACGAACAGAAATCTGATTCATACTCGAACGGTCGAACCTCACTTAACAATTGATACCaaggaaaaaaatgcaaaaacgtGACCGTGAATAGGCAATTTAAAATTTCCAGGATTACACTTAATAATAACCCTTCATTcgaataatttataaaaataaaaaaatgcttaaAAACCTATCGG
Encoded here:
- the LOC143063822 gene encoding ceramide kinase-like; this encodes MFHFGHKSVDVSLCDGVMTVATPENDILVSIEIRRMLKVNITCGNLTVYYVEKKKNKTLNMRTFSLEADFEDIQKLYRDLDSKLKGRPKSLLVLINPNAGKKKGIKVYKKIADSLFQLCGVKLDIIVTNRQNEPTEILKSYDLSKIDGIVTVGGDGLYCECMNGLVKRVQQDNKIQLDNHNADIVSSALPIGIIPAGSGDVIVQYLHGTRCARTAVLHILLGSHVDSNIVSVHAGRHLLSYSALVLGFGLFGNMMHDCEKFRWMGPSRYNIIPLGSMLKRREFNVEVEYNPLTQNEKPKTARLYGRQISLPNGFLSQRSKLQRKQRTKSSSDLQKESSVNEDLVKEEGRIYAVDSHAIMMKEKSGRMTPHFGQNSLMVYTTHKCTLSDHVSQLTKVKNEKPDCYDYKFVSKHEVSGYKVKLLNSTVNTVGNNKELQKDYYINCDGECIRLKEPVFNVKLHRNAVKFFGDFAD